Proteins encoded by one window of Torulaspora delbrueckii CBS 1146 chromosome 2, complete genome:
- the FSH3 gene encoding putative serine hydrolase (similar to Saccharomyces cerevisiae FSH3 (YOR280C); ancestral locus Anc_8.740): MTATKKVLMLHGFVQSGKIFSSKTGGLRKSLMKMGYELYYPTAPLIVDKQMIKNLHRSKNEDGKETIDIASEFSTSNTTDDLNGWYIRDGPGLSDFKIERLTLDYLHDYVVQNGPFDGLMGFSQGAGLAGYLLTNFNGILNLSPEQQPPLKFFISFSGFKFEPEHFQKSYIKKVSVPSLHVQGELDTVVTEARSSALFYCFEETSRALLKHAGGHFVPNSKPFVMQVCGWIQSIMSPVSSKDPLSSSQETEKPDLDEDLLSMIDSIGKV, translated from the coding sequence ATGACCGCTACGAAGAAGGTCTTAATGCTCCATGGATTCGTTCAGTCGGGGAAGATCTTTTCGTCAAAGACTGGCGGATTGCGTAAAAGCTTAATGAAGATGGGCTATGAACTATACTATCCAACAGCACCCTTGATAGTTGATAAACAGATGATAAAAAACCTTCATagatcaaagaatgaagatgGCAAGGAGACAATTGATATAGCCTCTGAATTTAGTACTTCCAACACAACCGATGACTTAAACGGATGGTACATTCGCGATGGGCCAGGTCTCagtgatttcaagataGAGAGGCTTACTTTAGATTATCTCCATGATTATGTGGTTCAAAATGGTCCCTTTGATGGGTTGATGGGCTTTAGTCAAGGTGCTGGCTTGGCAGGTTATTTattgacaaatttcaatggtatACTAAATCTCTCGCCAGAACAGCAACCCCcattgaagttcttcataAGCTTCAGTGGTTTCAAGTTTGAACCAGAACATTTCCAAAAATCATACATTAAGAAGGTCTCAGTACCATCTTTGCATGTTCAAGGTGAATTGGACACCGTAGTGACAGAAGCCAGATCAAGTGCTCTTTTCTATTGCTTCGAGGAAACTAGTAGAGCTCTGCTTAAGCATGCAGGAGGGCATTTCGTCCCTAATTCCAAACCATTTGTCATGCAAGTTTGTGGCTGGATCCAGAGCATTATGTCTCCAGTATCTAGCAAAGATCCATTGAGTTCAAGCCAAGAGACAGAGAAGCCCGACTTAGATGAAGATCTTCTAAGCATGATAGACTCTATAGGGAAGGTATGA
- the FMP42 gene encoding Fmp42p (similar to Saccharomyces cerevisiae YMR221C; ancestral locus Anc_8.739) — MVTPPSLKIAQILCASLWCLFAAGVVFGFAAFKSVLLSEGVYSDLCQADKSTGPCVKQDLKLNLLFTIAAGVTNVIALPVGWILDHYGPRICGIVGSLWIAAASLIFVWSRELESYCDPYLLGYTSLAIGGPFVFISSFQLANSFPKKSGSILALITGTFDSSSALFLLYRVTYQKHNGHPHLPTFFKFYLIVPLFIVICQMAIMSHDSYKTQGEVVKLTTEGLDENGQLLEGDDGSAIIPNVQERESLLSQEALEYNESVQAQNGRRKSVLENYVEAKLERSSGGAFGILHGLTVKEQLRNPLFYLMVIFATICMLRINYFVATIRSQEDYLLKDPQLASKMNSIFDIALPLGGVISIPFTGLILDHLDTLSTLTLVSVASIAIGILGLIPNSFTANLLGILLLVVYRPFYYTVISDYVSKIFGFETFGTVYGALISISGVCNMLQSVLDSWTHNTFHMNPFPVNSVLVLATIISSFVLLRNLQLNVRRRNCAKAVAEPGHTTYGSA, encoded by the coding sequence ATGGTAACTCCTCCTAGTTTGAAGATTGCTCAAATACTATGCGCTAGTTTATGGTGTCTTTTCGCTGCTGGTGTAGTATTTGGTTTTGCAGCATTTAAATCAGTGCTTCTCAGTGAAGGTGTTTACTCCGACCTATGCCAAGCTGATAAGTCTACAGGCCCCTGTGTTAAGCAGGATctgaaattgaacttgCTTTTCACAATCGCTGCAGGTGTTACGAACGTTATCGCACTACCAGTTGGATGGATCTTAGATCATTATGGACCAAGAATCTGTGGAATTGTTGGATCTCTATGGATTgcagcagcttctttgatattcGTGTGGTCTCGTGAATTGGAATCTTACTGTGATCCATATCTTCTGGGTTACACATCCCTCGCTATTGGGGGTCCATTTGTCTTTATTTCTAGTTTCCAACTAGCTAACAGCTTCCCAAAGAAATCAGGCTCCATTTTGGCTTTGATAACTGGAACTTTCGACTCATCATCAGCATTGTTTTTGCTATATAGAGTGACTTATCAAAAGCACAACGGCCATCCACATTTACctactttcttcaagttttaCTTGATAGTACCATTATTCATCGTCATTTGCCAAATGGCCATCATGTCTCATGATTCATACAAAACTCAAGGCGAAGTTGTCAAGTTGACTACAGAAGGCCTGGACGAAAATGGTCAGTTATTagaaggtgatgatggGTCTGCTATTATTCCGAATGTGCAAGAGCGTGAATCTTTACTTTCTCAGGAAGCTTTAGAGTATAACGAAAGCGTGCAAGCTCAAAATGGTCGCAGAAAGTCAGTGCTTGAAAATTATGTGGAAGCTAAGCTTGAAAGGAGTTCTGGTGGAGCATTTGGTATCCTGCATGGTCTCACGGTGAAAGAACAACTTCGTAACCCCTTATTTTATCTGATGGTGATCTTTGCCACGATTTGCATGCTTAGAATCAATTATTTCGTGGCTACGATACGTTCGCAGGAGGATTATTTACTGAAAGATCCTCAGCTGGCTTCTAAGATGAATTCGATTTTTGATATTGCACTACCGCTAGGTGGAGTTATCTCTATTCCATTCACTGGACTGATTCTAGATCACTTAGACACTTTGAGCACTTTGACATTGGTTTCTGTGGCTTCTATTGCTATCGGTATCTTGGGTTTAATTCCAAATTCCTTCACTGCTAATTTGTTAGGAATATTGTTGCTCGTAGTTTACAGACCATTTTATTACACTGTCATTTCCGATTATGTTTCCAAGATCTTCGGGTTTGAGACATTTGGAACAGTTTATGGGGCCCttatttcaatttctggtGTCTGCAATATGCTCCAAAGTGTCCTGGATAGTTGGACTCACAATACTTTTCACATGAATCCATTTCCAGTCAATTCCGTGCTAGTGCTTGCTACCATTATCTCCAGCTTTGTTTTGCTCAGAAATCTCCAACTAAACGTTcgcagaagaaattgtgCCAAGGCTGTGGCGGAACCTGGGCACACTACATATGGCAGTGCTTAG